The Streptomyces laurentii region TCGAACGAGCGGGCGCCGTCCCGGATTTCCCGAAGGCTGCCGGGTACCCCTATCCACACGGTTACCTCCTTGCAAGTTTCCGGTTTCCGGCGGCGACCGCTCGGGCAATCTCTTGGTCGCCGATCCTGAGGACGATTTCGCGGTCCGTACGCTCGGCAAGGAATCTTCGGAGTTCCTGCACCAGGGCTTCAGGGCCGCCCGAGCGTGATACGCCGACTGGTCGTGCTGCCCTTGCCGCATCGATACGCGGCACGGTCACCATCGAGCGCAAACGAGCATCGAGCACGTGCTGTGTTTTGTCGATTCCGTCGGCCACACCGGGCGGGAGCCATTGGCCGATCTCATCACGCATGAGTCGCGACGGGGAATTGATCCCGAGCGCGGACGCGATAGGCCCGGGAATGGCGTCCTTGGCCCATCCGACAAGTTTGTCTTTGAGCCACCCAGTCATGTTCTGGATGCCGACCCAAAGCCCGTGGATAAGGTCCCCGCCCATCTTCCCGAGCAGCTTCCCGAAATCCCCGAGCGCGTTCTTGATGCGGCCTGGAAGCTCTTTCATCCAGTCGACAAATTCGCCGATCTTGCCCTTCGCTTTGGACCCGAAGTCGGCTACCCACTTGACGGCATCGACGAACGCTGTACCCAGCTTCCCCACGAACCCGATGATGTCGCCGATCCAGCCGATAGCCGTACCAATCGCCGTGAACAGTGCCGAAAAGATCGGGCCGGCCAGATCGACAATAACTGGGATTACAGCACCGAGAATCTTCGCGGCAAGCTGCGCGAGCCACGTAACGACAGTCGTTACTACGGAGATAATCGGTTGTGCTTTCTGTACCAGCTCGGACAGCTTCCCGCCGATCATCTGCACAGCGGGAGCAACGCGCGTCGAAATGAACTCGGAGAGAGACGAAAAGACCGGCTGTAGATTCTCCAGGATCGCCGTATAGATCCGCATCGCTGCGGGCAAAATCGTTTCGGTGAAGATCTGCGCAAGGCTCGTCAGAATCGGAGCCACTGCGCTGTATATCGACGTGTACAACGACATGAAAGCCGGAAGCACCTGTGTGGACACGACGGTCCACAGACCTTGCAGCGCGGGAAGCATGGTCGTTGTGAAAAGCTGTCCGAGAGCCGAGACGCCTGGAGCGAGAGTATCCCGCATTGTCGTACCGAGCCCGAGCAGCGTTTGCCCGAGACCGGCTATCGACTGCCCGCCGGCCCCCGAGGCAAACGCCCCGAAGAACCCCCGACCACCGTGCGCGCGGTCGAGAGCGCAGGACCGAGAACACTGCCTACCGTGGACGCAAGCGATATCAGCGGCGGAAGAACACTGTTCCCGATGAAATTCGTGACGCCGGTTTCTAGCGTCCGCTTGAATTGCTCGATCTTCGACGCCGCATTGTTGTGCAGCGCGTCACCCATATTGGTCGCTGCCCCCGCAGTGTCCCCGAGAGCCTTTACGGCGGTGCTCGGATCTATTGCGAAGAGTGCTTGACCCAAATCCTCGGCCTTGGTGCCGAAAAGCCCCACCGCGGCGGCATTCTGTTCGGCAGGTTCCTTAATGGCCTTGATGCCGTCTAGGACTTGCTGCAATCCCGCCTTGGCTCCGGGGCCGCCCGCCGCAATCTTGCGGGTCATTTCCTCGGCATTGAGACCGATAGCCTTGTAGGCTTCCGCGCTCGCCGTGCTGCCATCCGTCGCCCTGATCTGAAATTCTTTCAGAGCGTCGGCGACAGTATCCGTATCCCGGGCACCTGCCTGTAGACCCTGAGACATAAGCCCCATGGCATCTGCGGCAGACAACCCCAGGTCACGAAACTTGGTCGAGTACTCGTTGAAAGTGTCGGCCATGTCGTCAGCCCTCGGCCCCATCCGCTGCATTCCAGCGGTGAGAATGTCGAGAGCTTCCGACCCGTCTTTCGCGAGCCCGTTCTTAAGGATCTGACCAACAGCGTTGCTCGTCTGGCCTAGATCGAGTTCAAAGACGTCGGAAAGGTTGGCAACCTTGCCGGTTATCTCTTCGATCTGCGCATTGGTCGCGTCCGGAGGGAGAATGCCCGAGCGCATGACGCCCGAGATTGCGGACGCGGCTTCTTCCACGGACTCCGTGATGCCGTGCGCGTAAAGCTGTCCCGCAGCCTCGCCGTAGCGTTTCGCTTCCGCCGGGGTGCTGCCTAGGGATGCCTGTATTCGCCCGTCGATACGTGTTTGGTCTAGGGCATCCATAAATCCCTTGGTCAGGAGCGCAGCCGCCGCAATTCCGACCGCCGCGAGCCCGCCCTTGAGGACCCCGCCCATTTTCCCGGTGAAGCCCTCGCCGGCTGCCCCGCCCGCATCCTGCCCGGCATTCTCGGCGGGGCCTGTCACCTGCCGCTGTAGCTCGGCCGCGAACCCCTCGACCTCGGGCACGATGCTGACGTACCCCATGCCGACTTCCACGGCCATTAGCCCTCACCCCCCGAAACGGGCTGCCACCGTGCGAGATAGGCGGCGACTTCACGCGGATCTCGCTGTGTCCCGCCGATCCGATCGGGACGAACACCCGGACGTGGGAGGGGGGTTGGTCGACGGGACGGGCTCTTGGTTCCCTCGTTCGCGCGCTGCCAATTCGCTTCGGCAAGCCGGTCATGCAGAGCGGCGAGTAGCTGCGTCTCCAGTGACCAGCCCGCGTCCTCGCCGGCCAGGGCCCGCCCGAGCGTCGACTCAGCAGGAAGCGCGGTCACCAGCGCACGCAGACGGCGCCACGTGAGCCCCGAGCCGGGCCGGAAGATGTCCCGGACGTCTACGTGGTAGTAGCGCGCTAGGTCCGCTTCAACGGCCTCTCCGTGCTCACTCAGGAGTCGGCAGAGGCCCGCGATTCCCCCAGGGGAACCCCCTCATGGCGCTGCCACTGACGGAAAAGTTCACCGAGGGCAGCAAGCGGAATCGGAATGGCGTCAAACTCCGGCCACGCGTCACCGAGACCCGCCCTGAGCAGCGTCTCAATATCCCGCGCGGACGGGGCGTCGATGTTCACGGACGTAAGAACAGACTTGTCCAGTTCACCCGCAGCCGGCATCTCGAAAAGACGACCCGCCACAGTGAACTTGAAAGGTTCCTGACGGGATTCCTTGACCCACACGTCAAGGTCAAAAGCAGTGGTACTCATAGTTTCCCCCAAGGAGTCTGCGGGTGTGGATTAGGCGGCGGGAGTCGAGCCCCAAGCCGGGTCATTGCTGTACTTGAAAGCCACGGTCCCGTCCGGACCCGGATAGGCCGTAATCGTCAGCTCGTACGCAATGGCCTCGTCACCCTTGTAAGTGATGTCTCCGGTTTCGGTGACCTCACCGTCCGGAATCACGATGCGGATATGCGCGTCACCGTCGATGACGTCGAATCCGAAGGTTCGGCGATCTGGACCCGGCGCCTTTACGGCAAGCACGGACTTACCGGAAGTCGTAATGACCTTGCTGCCCTTGTGGTACAGCTCAAGTACGGTCTTGCTGGTCTCGATGGCCGTAAAGGAAAACGTCATCTCTGACGAGCTGATGACCTTGCGGACGGTCTGTCCGCCCTGCCATCCCTTGATCTCGGACGAGTCGGACGAGTTCGACTCGGTAATGCCGTCGTCGGAGATCCATCCAATATCAGTGAAAGCCACGTTCCATGTGGACTCGGAATCGGTCGGAACTGTGGTCTTGGGCGGTGCCACGTACGCGGCACCGGTTACTGCAACCCGTACGGCATTGGCGGAAAGAGGCATGGGTGTCCCTCCTGGGTAGATCTTGGAAAGTTGCCACCGTAGGCAGCCGGCGCCTGTACGCTGTGCGTTCATGGACGCAGGATTGGCCGCGATTGGCGGAGCAGTGGCAGGTGGGGCAGCGACGTTTATAGCCTCGTTACTCTCCACCTGGGGTGCACGGAACACGGTACGTACGACAGTGCGCGCCGAACACCAAAAGGAATTACGGACGCCAAGGAGAGACGCTTATAAAGCGCTTACGTCCGTCTGTATCGATTTCGACTGGAAGGCGGATCGAATTACGGAAAGCCTGGCGCAGTCCATTATGAGGAGGCAGCGTTGGGACCAAATCGAACTGGTCCAAGAACTTGCCTCTCTTGGAGATAGGATGCTGGAGGCGTCTTTGGAAGTAGCTTTCCTTGGGCCCTCTACTTTGAGTGATGCCGTGAACACTTTGCGCAAGGAAGCGAGTTTGGTTAACGGCATCACGGGGGGCATTCTTTCACTATTACCCGTCGAGCAACTCCCGGAAGAGTTCCGCGAAGGCGCCGAAAATGAGACGCACAGCGACTATCTGGAGCGCGCTCAAATACTCTCCGAACGGCTCTCCTTCGCCCATCGATGCTTCAATAGGTGCTACGCACATTTCATGGCAGAGGCGCAGCGAGCATTAGAAGTCACTGGGATCGAGCGTACCTAGTGAACTTCCTCGCATGTGGATTTCCACCGCGAACGCGTATCGGGGCTGCCCGGACTCGGAATCGGGTAGCCACATCGGTCCCCCGACTTCCCGCACGGTGTAGACCGTGACCCCGTCACGGACGCCGGGCATCGCGTGGACCAGGGCGCGGACCAGCTCGGCGAGATCAGCGGAAGCGGCCTCGGTCTCGGCCCACGCGTGGATGTCGAGCCGGGGCCGGTCGGACACGACCGTCTGACGCATGCCCCCCACCCGCTCCGCCCGGACGAACCGAGCAGGGCGGGGCGAGGGGACACGGGACACGACCGGCACGGGTTCGCCGGCTGCCGCGAGAGCGGCCCGGAGGTACCCGGTGACCACGGCGACGGCGTCCGGCATGACGACCACGGGACGGGTGCTCACGCGGCACCGTCCAGCCCGCCGAGCAGAGCCCGCCGCGTACCCTCGGCGTCCCCGTGCTTCGTGTAGTTGCCGATCACAGCGGCACGCCACCGGTGCGTCCCGAGGGCGGAATCTACGCGGAAGTCGCCGCCCGTGGTCGATGTGGCTGCGGACGCGATGCGCTCGGCGATCCGACGAACCTCGGCCCCCGAACTCGGCGTCTTCATCAGGGAGTTGATGCCAGATCTGTTCGGACGGAACTTCACCCGGTCACCTCCTTCAACCGTGCCTCGGTGTGATGGTGGCGCCCCGAGACCGTCCACCGCGCAACGTCGCCGTCTACGTCGAGCAGCCGGCCGAGCGCCACCACGCGATCTCCGGGCTGTAGGTCGACGTCGACACCGCGACGGGTGGCCAGTCGCCACCCGGTGACGACCACGGGCCGATCCCCGGTGTCCTCGGTCGACGCGTCCGGCTGGACGGATACCCGATGGACGGTCGTCCTGGTGGCGTTCGTCCAGTCCCGAACGGTGGTCGCGTTGCCGTACCGGTCGACCACGAACGGCGCCCGGATGATCACGACGGTCTGTGTGTAGTGGACGCTCACCGGAGCCGTACCACCGCGACGCGTCGCCGGTACCGGGCGAGTAGGTCCCGGTCCGCCGGAGCGAGGGAAGCCCCGATGGTCTCGGCCGAGTAGGTCACCGAGACCGAACCAACGGACTCTTGCCGAAGATCGGACGGGTTGGTGAGCACTCGGCCGGCGAGGGTGAGGACCACGGCCAGGACGTCACCGGGCACCGTCGCGTACCCGTGGGTGTAGGTGACGGTCACGGCCTGGTCGTCGACCACGGCGAGCCGGTCCCGGACGAGCTGCCACCGTTCCGGCGGGACGAGCTGCCCGCCCTGGTGGACCGACTGCACGGAGATCACGGGACGCTGCGACAGCGCTACCCACCCCGCATCGGGGTAGAGGGTCGCCGAGCTGGTGCCCCTGGTGAAGTTCTGCCGGGCTTCCCTGCGGACCACTGCGGACGCCACATCGAGGACCAGGGCGGCGCCCTCGGGCAGCTCGTCCGGCTCGCGCTGCGTCCATGCGGCGAGCTGGTCCACGGTGGCCAGTGCGGGGAGTTCCATTCGGTCCGCCCCTCTTACTTAACTGTCTGTGCGCCGCACGCCAGACACCGCGTCACGGTCCGATCCGCCCCGTCCGAGTCGAGCACCGGAAAGCGCTCGATTCTGGACGGGTCGGCGCACGAATCCGCGTGCGGAATCCGGGGCACGGACGCTGCGGCTCGCTTACGCGGCGGCATCCCCTACCCCCTCCGATTACTTGGCGAGAACGCCATTGAGGCGAGCGGCAGCCTTACCGCCGAATACGGCGAGACCACAGTAGAACTCGATTCGGGTGCGGTAAGCCGGCTTCGATTCGAGCTGCCCGAGGTCGTCCACCATGACGCCACCATTGGTGAGACCGGTCACAGCCTGGTCGCCCTCGGTCTGGCCGAATCGAACCGCATAGACGCTGGACGCGTCAGTGGCAGTGCCCTGAGTTTCCGTCTGCGGAAGAATGTCGGCACCCGCAGCGGTCTGGCCCGGGTCGAGCAGCGGAATTCCGTTGTACGTCGCGACCAGCTTTCCAGTCAGAGCCTCGCGGACCATCTCGTATCCGCCGAGCCGGCGAGCCGCAGACTTGATCTTCGCGATCACCTGACGGTTGGCGTAGATCGCGCCGTTGGTGCTGTTCAGGCCCGGGACGGAGCCCACGAGACCGTCCAGCAGATCAAAGAACGCATGCGCGTCCGTACCGCCGTTACCTACGATCGGAGCGCCGTTCGTGCCCGCAGAAATTACCTGTGTGCCGGTGAGCCGCTTACGCAGACCGTCAAAGGACTTGGGGTCGGTAGCGGTGTCACCGTTGAAAAACGTGTCCTGGTACTTGAACGCGGCGGCCTTGACCTTCATGCGGGTCTGAATTGCTCGCTGATCATTCAGGTTGCCGCGAGTCTGGACGATGAACCGATCCACATCAGCGTCACCGCCGAGAATCACGAGGGATTCCGACTTCTGGTTTACCGTGCCGGTGGACTCGGTGTAGCCCTCGTTCACGCCACGAAAAGCAACTCCCGGGAGGGTGGCTTCCTCGTTGTAGCTGTACGAGTTGCCCTCGATGGGCATAAGCGGAATGCGGTCCAGGATGGAAGACTCCTGGACGAACGTTTCAATGACCCCGCGCTGAAGATTGGTCGTGCTGAGCTTCGCGGACTCGGCAAGCGAAAGCGCCATGTGCTATCTCCCTGAGTTTGGGCATGAAAATAGGGACGCACGGGTTCGTGTGTCCCTCGGAAAGGTGGGTCGGGTGTACTACTCGGCGTCGCTGTACGCATCCCTCAGCCGATGGAAGGGAGATTCGGCGGGCTCGTCCTTCGGGTCCGTGCTACCCCGCTGCCCCGAGCCCACGTCACCCCACGGGGCCGGGCTCGTCGCGGTCTCGGCAGCGAGATACGGCTTGTCCTTGACGAGCTGGTCCACGGCAGCCGCGATAGCCGCCGCATCGACGTCGCCGGCCGTGCCGGTGAACGCCTCCAGGTCGACCAGGGCGAGCGCGTCCGCCGGGTCACGGAGCCGACCCGTCGCCGCTGCGCGCAGCTCGGCACGAACGAGCTGTCCCATGAAGTCGGCCCGCACTTCCTCGCGCAGCGCGTCAAGGTCGGTGCCCCGGGTCGCAGCGTTCGACCGGCGGAGCCGGGCCGCTTCCCGCTCGGCTTCCTCGGCGCGGGTCTCTGCGGCAGCTCGGGCAGTACGCTCGGCCGACAGCTCGGCCGCCGAGTCGGCACCGCTCGCGCCCGGCGTCGTGCCCTCGGACGGGTTACCGGGCGGCTTCTGGTCACCCTCGCCCGGCTTCTGTTCCGGGCCGGACGGGTTGGGGTTCGCGTTGGGCTCGTTGGACATGGGTCCCCCTCTATGTGATGTAGCCGTGCTTCCGGAGCATCGCTATTTGGTGCTCCCGGTCATCGCCAGCAAGTTTGAAAATGCTCTCGGGCATGAGGCGGGCTTCCTTCGCGCGCTCGTATCTCTTGCCCGCGTCCTTCGTGTATCCGGAGTTCAGGGCGCGCCCGCCGATGCCCCGACGGGTCACTCCCTCGGTGGTCACTCGCATAGGGCCCCGGCCCGTGGCAGCCGTCGACAGCCCTCGGCGCGCATTCACGAGCTGCCCGAGATCGGCCCCCGCCTCCAACGCCTTGACCCCCGCAGCACCGAGCCGCTTCCGCTGTTCGGCGGGGCTCATCCGGCGGAACACGTCCTCCGGGGTATCGGTGCCACGCCACTCGGATTCCGACATGGGTTCCATGCCGCAGTCACAGCGCGGGTGCCGCTGAAAGCCGGTGCTGTGGCTGTACTGCCTGCCGGCAAGGACGACGCACCGGGCACACGCGGGCAGCCGCACGACACGGGCGTAGGACACGCAGCGGGGCTCGGCAGCCATGGCTACCGACGTCGCCGCACGGGCCGTGTCGGCAACCGTCGTTGAGACGAGCATGGACATTTGATTCAGCCCCGCGAGGGCAGCCGCTTCCGGAGATGCCCCCAACGCGAGGGTCTGCGCCGTGGTGACCGCCGGGACGTACAGCAGCGTGGCAAGCGGTCGAGCATCGGCGGCGACCCCGACCAGCGCCGACGGGTTCAACAGACCGACCGGGCCGGCTGCAACTCCTTGGGCGAGCATCGACGCCGTGACGAACGCTTGCGCTCCCGCTGCTGCGGTCATCTGTCCCGTGGTCACGGCGGCGAGGATCGCGCGGCCGGTCTCGCCAGACATGGCCGACAAGATCCGGTCCGGGGTCACGTCTCGCCACAACGCTTGCACAGCGTCGACAACGCCCCGCGTGATGCTCTGGACTTCTGTGTACCGGGTCTGCGCGAGCGTCGCTGAATCCGCCACTACGCGGCGTCCAACAGCCCGGGAGCGGGCTCGTCGCCCTGGTCGTCCTCGGCAGGCTTCGGGCCGTACAGTGCGGACAGGTTCCCGCCGAGGATCACGCCGGCTTGGTCATCGCGCATGCGCTTCCACCGCGCGATCTCGTCCGGAGTGACCCCGGGAATCCGCTCCCAAAGGGCTTCATCCGGAACCCCGATGCTCTTCAACTTCACGAGCGCGTCCGAGTATTGGGAATCCGATCGGAACTGCGGGTCTCTCCAGATCACCGAGCCGAGGGCAAGGGACTCGGCGCGTCCCCGTTCGCCGGCCGCGAGGGCTTCCAGGCGCATCACTTCACGGAGTCCCGCGCCGAACTGCCGTTGCCGTTCGGTCACTTTGGCGACTAGACCAGCTTCCGAGGCGGCGAGGGCATCCGCCGAAACATTGATGAGCTTCCCCGTCAGATACGTGGCCGGCGTGCGGGTCTGTGCCGCGATGTGCTCAACTGCCTGAGTGATGACCCGCAAGTAGTTATCGAGATCGGCGGCGGAGAACTCGGCGATTGCCGCGCCCTCTTTCTCCAGCCAGAGCAGACGGTCCGACCGGAACTTGTCGATCGGAGCATCTTCCTCGCCCACCACTTCCCCGGTCTTGGGGTCGATGATCTCCCGAACAGGACGGTCCATTCCGAGGATTGCCCGAGCGGGCAGCGCGAGACCATCCGACGCGGTGAGCAGATGGGCCCACAGCGTGTTCACCGAGTCCTGTAGCGGGAGCACAGTCACCAGCTCGGAACGGGGCTTACCGTGCAGCCGACCCCGATTGGGCAGCTCCACCAGCGGGACGACACCGAGCGGGTTCGACATGTGCGAGGGCTCGCCACGAGAAAGTCCCGCCGTGCGTCCGGTCCACACGCCGCTTTCATTCCGGCGCTGATACCGATACACCATGCCCGGAGTGAAGAGAGTAGCGAACTCGTAATCACCATCCCGCCATGCTTTCAATCCCGCAGCACGGATCCGACGGCGACCAGGAACATACTCAACAATGGCGTTGGCTGCATGCTCAAAAGTGATCTCGGTGTCCACCCCGTTGGGCTTCCACACCAGCGCGTAAGAGCGGCCCGTAATGAGCGCTTCGAGCAGTGCTAGACCGATCTCTACATCGCACTCCGACTCCCGCCACGCCTTAGCGGCAGCCTGGTCCACCGTCCCGTCTTCGAGTCGGAAGCCGAGTGGCATAAGCCGTTCCACCGTCGCGTCCGGGACCGTGGCACACCAGTTATCGGAAAAGTCCTGGAACAACCCGCCAGTCTGCGCGCTGAACTCCGGACTCGCAAACAACAGCGGACGCTTGCCCTCGTACGCGTCGGACCACTTGCGGGTCTCGTCCTTCCGTCGCTCGATCTTCGCGCGGAGCCGGACCGTCATTTGTAGCGGAGTCTCCGCCATGCTCTCCCCCTTCAGGCATGAATAGGCCCCGGCCGGCTGAACCTGAACGGGGCGGTTAAGCACTCACAGCGCGAGGACGCTTGAGCGGGCGGCGCACGTAGCCGTCAAGTGCCATGACCGCAGCGGCAATGCCGTCGATGCGGGCGGAAGACTTGCCACGATCCGGCTTTACCGGGCGCATGTTGTCGTTGCCGTCGCGGTAGACTTCCACGACGCTCGCATTCCACCGGAGCACGGGATTACCGCCGTGCCGTATTCGCCCCTCGCGCAAGAGACGTTCAAGTTCCTTGCATCCGGGGGACATCCCTAGGTACGTCTGCGCGACCGGTACGACGTCGACACCACGCGTCTTTGCCTCGATGCGCTGGACAAGCTGCCCGGCGAACATGCGGTCATAGCTGATGCGCTGAACGTCCAGCCGGCGGCAATCCGCAACTATTTGTTTCTCGATGGCGCCGTAGTCGATCGCGTCGCCCTCGGTAAGCGTGATCAGCCCCTCGCGGGCCCATTGCCGGATCGGCACCTGTAGCTGTTGCTCTAGCTCGTCGGCCCGTTCCTCGGGCAGCCAGAAGCGAGCAACCAGCTCCAACTCGACTCCGGGCACGCGGGATTCAACCGCAAGCACCCACGCCGACAGATCGGAGACCGCAGACAGGTCGACCCCGCCCCACGCTCGCCGGTACCGGAACGCCTTGTCGTTCACCGTTCCGTCGTTCTCGTCCCACAACGAGAGCGGCAGCCACCGTGAAGCGGCCCGCATTCTCCTGTTGAGCGACAGCCGGCAGAACGTCGCGAAGTAACTCGGCGTCGACCGAGCCTTGTTCGCCTCACGCCGCATATACGCGAGCGACGGGGACGCACCCAACCCGGGGTTGGCCTTACGCCACGTACTCTCCGCGAAGGGATCGTCCGACTCCTCGGCCGCCCAAATGACCCCGTAGTGACCAGGGTCCGAAACCACGTTGTCCGCACAGCGGCGCGTGTACGTGTGTTTCTCGTCGTAGATGCTGCCCTCGGTACCCTCATCAGCCGTCGTAATGTAGATGACCAACGGTTGGTCTCGGGCACCCGTGCCAGTCTCGATAGCGTCGATAAGGTCACGGCGCTTGTGCACATGCACCTCATCGACAATCGCGCCGCTCACGTTCAATCCGTGGGCGGTTTCGGCGATCTTCGACAGCGCGCGGAAGACACCGCCGGTACGTGGGACTCGAATAAGACCTTGCAGAACCTCCACGCGGCCCCGTACGGCCCTACTGGTGAGCGCCATACGCTTAGCGTCGTCAAAGACCCGTTCGGCCTGTGGAAGCGAACCGGCAGCCGCGTACACCTCTGCACCGATCTCGCGGTCCGCGAGCAGCAGCACTAGCCCGATGCCGGACGAGAGCGTGGACTTACCGTTCTTACGCGGGACTTCAATCCACGCCGAGCGAATGACACGCACTGAGCGTCCTAGCTCGGGGTCATGGGCGAGCCATCCGAAGATCGGAGCGATTACCCAAACGATCTGCCACGGCGAGAGCTTGAGCCGCGAATTGCCCCAACGCCCCTTTGTATGCTTGAACGTCTGGATAGCGTCCACGGCCCGACGAGCGGCGGACACATCGAAATAGGCGCCCGGAGCTTCCGAGGCTTGCGCTGCGATCACGAGGGGGCGAGACCGGCACGCGTCGGCTATCGCGTCCTCGGTGAGCCCGAGTTCCCGCAATGCGTCCAGCGGGACGGGCAGACCGTCAGTCGAATACGTCTCCATCGTCGTCCCCCATGTTGTCCGGCGGGGTCAGCCGACCCCGAGCAGAGGGAGACAAGCCGAGTTCGCCGATATACCGGGCAAGCTGTGTGCGGTACTGCCCGACAATCGTGGTCGCACCGTTCTTCTGCCACCCGCGCTCACCCTGCATGAGAATCCCGTTCACGGAAATCTCGCGCTCACACTGATCAATCCGAGCGACGCAGATGCAGTAGTCCGTGAGCGTGGCCGTGTCCACGCTGCCGAGCCCGGCCGTGAACTCCAGCACGGGAACCACGCGTTGCCACTCGCGGGACGCGACTTCCCGGCAGCGGGCATTCACCGCGCCCTGGTCCCCGGACACGTCCGCGAACGTGTCCATCCAGTCCGGCTCGACCAGCTCAGCCGGCGGAACGCTCACCCCCTCGGCAACAGGACGCTTCCCGGGGTTGCCCTCCCGGACCACCTGCAACGGCGGCTT contains the following coding sequences:
- a CDS encoding hypothetical protein (identified by MetaGeneAnnotator; putative;~sequence version:1), yielding MSNEPNANPNPSGPEQKPGEGDQKPPGNPSEGTTPGASGADSAAELSAERTARAAAETRAEEAEREAARLRRSNAATRGTDLDALREEVRADFMGQLVRAELRAAATGRLRDPADALALVDLEAFTGTAGDVDAAAIAAAVDQLVKDKPYLAAETATSPAPWGDVGSGQRGSTDPKDEPAESPFHRLRDAYSDAE
- a CDS encoding hypothetical protein (identified by MetaGeneAnnotator; putative;~sequence version:1) gives rise to the protein MADSATLAQTRYTEVQSITRGVVDAVQALWRDVTPDRILSAMSGETGRAILAAVTTGQMTAAAGAQAFVTASMLAQGVAAGPVGLLNPSALVGVAADARPLATLLYVPAVTTAQTLALGASPEAAALAGLNQMSMLVSTTVADTARAATSVAMAAEPRCVSYARVVRLPACARCVVLAGRQYSHSTGFQRHPRCDCGMEPMSESEWRGTDTPEDVFRRMSPAEQRKRLGAAGVKALEAGADLGQLVNARRGLSTAATGRGPMRVTTEGVTRRGIGGRALNSGYTKDAGKRYERAKEARLMPESIFKLAGDDREHQIAMLRKHGYIT
- a CDS encoding hypothetical protein (identified by MetaGeneAnnotator; putative;~sequence version:1); the encoded protein is MAETPLQMTVRLRAKIERRKDETRKWSDAYEGKRPLLFASPEFSAQTGGLFQDFSDNWCATVPDATVERLMPLGFRLEDGTVDQAAAKAWRESECDVEIGLALLEALITGRSYALVWKPNGVDTEITFEHAANAIVEYVPGRRRIRAAGLKAWRDGDYEFATLFTPGMVYRYQRRNESGVWTGRTAGLSRGEPSHMSNPLGVVPLVELPNRGRLHGKPRSELVTVLPLQDSVNTLWAHLLTASDGLALPARAILGMDRPVREIIDPKTGEVVGEEDAPIDKFRSDRLLWLEKEGAAIAEFSAADLDNYLRVITQAVEHIAAQTRTPATYLTGKLINVSADALAASEAGLVAKVTERQRQFGAGLREVMRLEALAAGERGRAESLALGSVIWRDPQFRSDSQYSDALVKLKSIGVPDEALWERIPGVTPDEIARWKRMRDDQAGVILGGNLSALYGPKPAEDDQGDEPAPGLLDAA
- a CDS encoding terminase (Phage Terminase; pfam03354;~Phage terminase-like protein, large subunit [General function prediction only];~identified by MetaGeneAnnotator; putative;~terminase [Streptomyces sp. SPB78]); amino-acid sequence: METYSTDGLPVPLDALRELGLTEDAIADACRSRPLVIAAQASEAPGAYFDVSAARRAVDAIQTFKHTKGRWGNSRLKLSPWQIVWVIAPIFGWLAHDPELGRSVRVIRSAWIEVPRKNGKSTLSSGIGLVLLLADREIGAEVYAAAGSLPQAERVFDDAKRMALTSRAVRGRVEVLQGLIRVPRTGGVFRALSKIAETAHGLNVSGAIVDEVHVHKRRDLIDAIETGTGARDQPLVIYITTADEGTEGSIYDEKHTYTRRCADNVVSDPGHYGVIWAAEESDDPFAESTWRKANPGLGASPSLAYMRREANKARSTPSYFATFCRLSLNRRMRAASRWLPLSLWDENDGTVNDKAFRYRRAWGGVDLSAVSDLSAWVLAVESRVPGVELELVARFWLPEERADELEQQLQVPIRQWAREGLITLTEGDAIDYGAIEKQIVADCRRLDVQRISYDRMFAGQLVQRIEAKTRGVDVVPVAQTYLGMSPGCKELERLLREGRIRHGGNPVLRWNASVVEVYRDGNDNMRPVKPDRGKSSARIDGIAAAVMALDGYVRRPLKRPRAVSA
- a CDS encoding P27 family phage terminase small subunit (P27 family phage terminase small subunit [Streptomyces sp. SPB78];~Phage terminase, small subunit; cl01525;~identified by MetaGeneAnnotator; putative); translated protein: MADPTRRKPPLQVVREGNPGKRPVAEGVSVPPAELVEPDWMDTFADVSGDQGAVNARCREVASREWQRVVPVLEFTAGLGSVDTATLTDYCICVARIDQCEREISVNGILMQGERGWQKNGATTIVGQYRTQLARYIGELGLSPSARGRLTPPDNMGDDDGDVFD